One region of Halomonas huangheensis genomic DNA includes:
- a CDS encoding TRAP transporter permease, translating into MTEDKQKAAGSSVDLEDMVASSDSGARNPEGFPGKLLVGIAAAWSLFQLWVASPLPFIIGFGVFNATEARSIHLAFALFLAFMAYPATKRSPRDRIPIQDWIMAIVAASAGAYLFTFYEQLSARPGAPIMQDVVVGIIGLLLLLEATRRALGPPLTIIASIFIIYSLAGPWMPGILAHRGVSLQGLVNHQWLTTQGVFGIALGVSTSFVFLFVLFGALLDKAGAGNYFIKVAFSLLGHYRGGPAKAAVVASGLTGLISGSSIANTVTTGTFTIPMMKRVGFSSEKAGAVEVSSSVNGQIMPPVMGAAAFLMVEYVGISYVEVIKHAFLPALISYIALIYIVHLEALKANMQGLESANPPKPLVRKAIGFLAGLLLVMITALVVYYGLGWLKPILGDATPWVAAVVLAAVYVGLLALGSGYPELELDDPNTPIFKLPQTRPTVMVGLHYILPVVVLVWCLMVERLSPGLSAFWATVLMIIIMLTQRPIMHAFRGRSNLAADLREGAMDLWVGLVSGARNMIGIGIATATAGIIVGAVSQTGVGLVLADMVEILSMGNLMLILLLTAVLSLILGMGLPTTANYIVVSALLAPVIVQLGEQNGLLVPLIAIHLFVFYFGIMADVTPPVGLASFAAAAISNGDPIRTGFQAFYYSLRTAALPFLFIFNTDLLLIDVTPLQGVVVFIVATVAMLIFAAATQGFMLTRNRWYETILLLLVAFTLFRPGFWMDKIHDPYRSIPPSQFEQALGDVERDSNLRVQISGLDAFGKPLTTWMTMPIPEGETGEERFLNLGMELVERDGKTIVDLVTYGSEAQKLGFDFDQEIVTVLAPVDSWRKEFMWFPALLVFGLVVLMQRRRRARQITEATA; encoded by the coding sequence ATGACTGAGGACAAACAGAAAGCCGCGGGGTCCAGTGTGGACCTCGAGGATATGGTCGCATCCAGCGACTCCGGGGCCCGCAATCCCGAGGGTTTTCCGGGCAAGTTGCTGGTTGGCATAGCGGCGGCATGGTCGCTGTTCCAGCTGTGGGTGGCCTCTCCTCTGCCGTTCATTATCGGCTTTGGTGTCTTCAATGCCACGGAAGCACGCTCGATCCATCTGGCCTTTGCTCTGTTTCTGGCCTTCATGGCCTATCCGGCTACCAAGCGTTCGCCGCGTGACCGTATTCCTATTCAGGATTGGATCATGGCGATTGTCGCTGCCAGTGCCGGTGCTTATCTCTTCACTTTCTACGAGCAGTTATCGGCACGCCCTGGCGCTCCGATCATGCAGGACGTGGTGGTCGGTATCATCGGTCTGTTGCTGTTGCTCGAGGCGACACGCCGTGCCCTGGGCCCGCCGCTGACTATCATTGCTTCGATATTCATCATCTATTCTCTGGCCGGCCCATGGATGCCCGGTATCCTTGCCCACCGCGGCGTAAGCCTGCAGGGCCTCGTCAATCACCAGTGGCTGACTACCCAAGGGGTGTTTGGCATCGCGCTGGGGGTCTCCACCAGTTTTGTATTCCTGTTTGTATTGTTCGGTGCCTTGCTCGACAAGGCGGGCGCGGGTAACTATTTCATCAAGGTCGCGTTCTCGTTGCTGGGTCATTATCGCGGTGGTCCGGCCAAGGCCGCAGTGGTGGCATCGGGCCTCACTGGTCTGATTTCCGGCTCATCGATTGCCAACACCGTAACCACGGGTACCTTCACCATTCCAATGATGAAGCGTGTCGGCTTCTCCTCCGAGAAAGCGGGTGCGGTTGAAGTGTCATCCTCGGTCAACGGGCAGATCATGCCGCCGGTCATGGGTGCGGCAGCCTTCCTGATGGTCGAGTACGTGGGGATTTCCTACGTTGAGGTCATCAAGCATGCCTTCCTGCCGGCGCTGATTTCCTATATCGCGCTGATCTACATCGTTCATCTCGAGGCGCTCAAGGCCAATATGCAGGGGCTGGAATCGGCCAACCCGCCCAAGCCGCTGGTGCGCAAGGCGATTGGCTTCCTTGCTGGCCTGCTGTTGGTGATGATCACCGCGCTGGTGGTCTACTACGGTCTGGGTTGGCTCAAGCCGATCCTTGGTGATGCAACGCCCTGGGTTGCGGCAGTGGTACTGGCTGCAGTCTACGTAGGCTTGCTGGCATTGGGCTCCGGTTATCCCGAGCTCGAGTTGGATGACCCCAATACCCCGATCTTCAAGTTGCCTCAGACTCGGCCGACCGTCATGGTCGGGCTGCACTACATCCTGCCGGTTGTGGTACTGGTCTGGTGTTTGATGGTCGAGCGCCTGTCACCCGGCCTTTCGGCATTCTGGGCCACGGTATTGATGATCATCATCATGTTGACACAGCGTCCGATCATGCATGCCTTCCGCGGACGCAGCAATCTGGCAGCTGATTTGCGCGAGGGAGCCATGGACCTGTGGGTAGGTCTGGTCAGTGGTGCACGCAACATGATCGGTATCGGTATCGCTACCGCGACCGCCGGTATCATCGTGGGTGCGGTGTCGCAGACCGGGGTTGGCCTGGTGCTGGCGGACATGGTCGAGATCCTGTCGATGGGCAACCTGATGCTGATCCTGCTGTTGACCGCAGTGCTCAGTCTGATCCTCGGTATGGGGTTACCGACTACCGCCAACTACATCGTGGTCTCAGCGTTGCTGGCGCCGGTCATTGTTCAGTTGGGTGAGCAGAATGGACTATTGGTACCATTGATCGCTATCCACCTGTTCGTCTTCTACTTCGGTATCATGGCTGACGTGACACCGCCGGTGGGGCTTGCCTCCTTTGCGGCGGCGGCGATCTCCAATGGTGATCCGATTCGCACTGGTTTCCAGGCGTTCTACTACAGTCTGCGTACTGCGGCACTGCCGTTCCTGTTCATCTTCAATACTGATCTGTTGCTGATTGATGTCACACCGTTGCAGGGGGTCGTGGTCTTTATCGTGGCGACAGTCGCCATGCTGATCTTTGCCGCGGCAACTCAGGGCTTCATGCTGACGCGCAACCGTTGGTACGAAACCATTCTGTTGTTGCTGGTCGCCTTCACTCTGTTCCGTCCTGGCTTCTGGATGGACAAGATTCATGACCCCTACCGCAGCATTCCGCCCTCGCAATTCGAGCAGGCACTGGGAGATGTGGAGCGAGACAGTAATCTGCGTGTACAGATCAGCGGTCTGGATGCGTTCGGAAAGCCGTTGACGACCTGGATGACGATGCCGATACCGGAGGGAGAAACGGGTGAGGAGCGCTTCCTGAACCTCGGTATGGAACTGGTAGAAAGAGATGGCAAGACCATCGTCGACCTGGTGACCTACGGAAGTGAGGCACAGAAGCTTGGCTTTGACTTCGACCAGGAGATCGTCACGGTACTGGCGCCAGTGGATAGTTGGCGGAAGGAGTTCATGTGGTTCCCGGCACTGCTGGTATTCGGTCTGGTGGTATTGATGCAGCGGCGCCGTCGCGCCAGGCAGATCACCGAGGCTACCGCCTGA
- a CDS encoding TAXI family TRAP transporter solute-binding subunit, whose product MKRHAFSAAAVSGAILGAAMFASPAMAQEEKFITIGTGGQTGVYYVVGQSICRFVNQNAEETGIRCNAPSTGGSVANVNGIRGGEYTMGVAQSDVQYQAYNGTGNFEGNAYEDLRAVFKVHGEPLTILARADSGIETLDDLEGKRVNIGNPGSGQRNTMEVVMDAKGWTQDSFSLASQLDAAEMASALADNNIDAMAYVVGHPNGAIQEATTTVDSHLVPLNDDTVKSLVEEYPYYSMSVIPGGMYKGNDEDVETFGVAATFVTSADADEDLVYEAVKAVFDNFDRFKRLHPAFANLKPEEMVADGLSAPLHEGAARYYREQGWIE is encoded by the coding sequence ATGAAGCGCCATGCGTTCTCTGCCGCCGCTGTCTCCGGCGCCATTCTTGGAGCCGCCATGTTTGCGTCTCCGGCTATGGCCCAGGAAGAAAAGTTCATCACGATCGGTACCGGTGGACAGACGGGGGTCTACTACGTAGTGGGTCAGTCCATCTGCCGCTTCGTCAACCAGAATGCAGAAGAGACTGGCATCCGCTGTAATGCCCCCTCTACCGGTGGTTCTGTTGCCAACGTCAATGGTATTCGTGGCGGTGAATACACCATGGGTGTTGCACAATCCGATGTGCAATATCAGGCATACAACGGTACCGGCAACTTCGAAGGCAATGCCTACGAAGACCTACGTGCTGTGTTCAAGGTGCATGGCGAGCCGCTGACCATTCTGGCGCGTGCTGATTCCGGTATCGAGACGCTGGATGATCTGGAAGGCAAGCGCGTCAACATCGGTAACCCGGGCTCCGGTCAGCGCAACACCATGGAAGTGGTGATGGATGCCAAGGGTTGGACGCAGGATTCCTTCTCTCTGGCCTCACAGCTTGATGCCGCTGAAATGGCCTCCGCTCTGGCCGATAACAACATCGACGCCATGGCCTATGTCGTGGGCCACCCCAACGGGGCCATCCAGGAAGCCACCACTACTGTGGATTCCCACCTGGTTCCGCTCAACGATGACACCGTCAAGTCGTTGGTCGAAGAGTACCCGTACTATTCCATGTCGGTTATTCCCGGTGGTATGTACAAGGGTAACGACGAGGATGTCGAGACCTTCGGTGTTGCCGCCACGTTCGTGACATCTGCCGATGCCGATGAAGATCTGGTCTACGAAGCCGTCAAGGCGGTCTTCGATAACTTTGATCGTTTCAAGCGTCTGCACCCGGCTTTTGCCAACCTCAAGCCGGAAGAAATGGTCGCCGACGGCCTGTCAGCTCCGCTGCATGAAGGTGCCGCTCGCTACTATCGTGAGCAGGGCTGGATCGAGTAA
- a CDS encoding nitrilase-related carbon-nitrogen hydrolase, with protein MRHQDSIKVAAAQINCEFADLDANLDLHLEYIDQAKGEDVELLVFPELSLTGYGLGPRVMDVAIPREDPRLETLASACGDMQAIVGFVEEASPGEYYNALAILQYGEVVAVHRKLNLPSYGGLEEGKWFTHGNQLTHTDVRPGWSNTPLICADMWNPALVHAALLARPTLLCAPINSASGIVSEDFSNEQNWHVNVRFYAMTYGTPVIMVNRYGAENESHFWGGSCILGPRGEFLARAEDGQMLITATLSRKAIARARFELPTLRDADTPLIRELMAGYR; from the coding sequence ATGCGTCATCAGGATTCGATCAAGGTAGCCGCCGCCCAGATCAACTGCGAGTTCGCCGACCTGGATGCCAACCTCGATCTTCATCTCGAGTACATCGACCAGGCAAAGGGTGAAGATGTCGAACTCCTGGTGTTCCCGGAACTGTCCCTGACCGGCTATGGTCTAGGCCCCAGGGTCATGGACGTCGCCATACCTCGCGAGGACCCGCGTCTCGAAACACTGGCTTCGGCCTGCGGGGACATGCAGGCAATAGTTGGCTTTGTCGAGGAAGCAAGCCCCGGCGAATACTACAACGCTCTGGCGATCCTGCAGTACGGTGAGGTTGTCGCGGTACACCGCAAGCTCAACCTACCGAGTTACGGTGGTCTGGAAGAAGGCAAGTGGTTTACCCACGGCAACCAGCTGACCCATACAGATGTGAGACCAGGCTGGTCGAACACGCCGCTGATCTGCGCCGACATGTGGAACCCGGCGCTGGTCCACGCCGCACTGCTGGCACGCCCGACGCTGCTCTGCGCGCCCATCAACTCCGCCTCGGGCATTGTCAGCGAGGATTTTTCCAACGAGCAGAACTGGCACGTCAATGTGCGCTTCTACGCGATGACCTACGGCACTCCGGTGATCATGGTCAATCGCTACGGCGCCGAGAACGAAAGCCACTTCTGGGGCGGCTCCTGCATCCTCGGGCCTCGCGGGGAGTTTCTCGCTCGCGCCGAGGATGGTCAGATGTTGATCACGGCCACCCTGTCACGCAAGGCGATTGCCCGAGCCCGCTTCGAGCTTCCCACCCTTCGCGATGCCGATACTCCGTTGATCCGCGAATTGATGGCTGGTTATCGCTGA